The window TTCGTGCTGCTGAGAAAGTTCAGCAGCATGTAGAACCCCCGCGAGGTCAGGTTCTTGAACCACGTCTCCCCCTCGGTCCGCTCCCGTATGGCCGAAACGATGTCGTAGCCTTCTCGCCACTGGCGGACCATCTCCGGGATCAGGGATGGCGGGTGCTGGAGATCGGCATCCATCGTGATCACCGCATCGCCCGCCGCGGCGTCAAGGCCTGCCGTGAGCGCGATCTGGTGACCGAAGTTTCGCGAGAGCGAATAGACACGCACGGCAGGGTCTTTTTCCGCGATGCGGTTGAGCTGATCCAGCGTGGAGTCGCTGCTTCCGTCGTCGACGAAAATCAGCTCGAAATCCAGATGCTCCAATGCTGCGAGGACCGGCCGGATCTCCCCGTAGAACAGTCCGATGACTTCCGACTCGTTGTAGCAGGGTACGACCACGGAAATGAAGCCACTCTGGTCGCTCTGCGCTTCCTCAGCGGGGCGCGTTTGCTCTGGATGCCGGTGCATGGACTAACCGAACCTCCTCCTTGGTATCGCCATCAGGATACTCAGTACATGTTGACAAAGGCCGGAATGGAGTGCGGTGGGACTTGCACGATCCGGTCCACGGACCGGCCTAGGCTGAAGGAAACGTAAATCTTCCCCTCACGCGGCTCCCAGTAGGCCAGGTCGAGGCGCCCATCGTGATTGTAGTCATATGGAACGGGAATGCCCGTCCTCGATCCAAACGCCGCCGTCGAAATGGGACCGTCCGGCGCTTGGCGCCAGT is drawn from Acidobacteriota bacterium and contains these coding sequences:
- a CDS encoding VCBS repeat-containing protein, with the protein product MTLQTIATGKSVVFRWGGSRGFILVPGDYDGDGYDEIGVFNRGDLAWYWRQAPDGPISTAAFGSRTGIPVPYDYNHDGRLDLAYWEPREGKIYVSFSLGRSVDRIVQVPPHSIPAFVNMY